The following proteins come from a genomic window of Emys orbicularis isolate rEmyOrb1 chromosome 9, rEmyOrb1.hap1, whole genome shotgun sequence:
- the AMER1 gene encoding APC membrane recruitment protein 1: METCCTEEAVGTSSPSVICRQVEGGDRKQEESRAGDRLPEWSDVSVVAVEQAPPGKLKKTAFKLFGGKRNICTLPSFFGGKNKGQGKGASKKGLSKSKTHDGISDVAYEDGKGRLRLESPLNGGMDSHPRPLPSSQSAHLATEASVKFEFGRQESSPLGSAEGFEKKPNGDKSLSFPRPKKGLKGLFNSIRRHRKNKTAESEKAEWAADCGDGKQAKKTREAGAETQRASEEESPRGTPLPAPCTGSLDGNCSLSTTTNLGENTDWLMAAQSSSEGDAAMVPVGKDDILDVKLDAETIVCASSPYGGLPDSHHPDYPDNDPPSVHSGDQLSLIFGDVTSLKSFDSLTGCGDIIAEPDIDSIAESTISVERSRDAAKRSSCLVTYQGGGEEMATPEEIEEYLQQLWEGTTEADSRYETKLPQPINSPKLQGVNSKLETCGLREEAAHLYAGGGMDDVELLTPPSDQQESAPNSDEGYYDSTTPGPEDELGEIKKDRLPRDSYSGDALYEFYEPDDTLMSPSLGDESLFESKASHPEIFSRFLDFAVPAEKNLIQMMGQSSGVMETEEERLAAIQKQLLYWELQREPAAKRLDAPSKEKCPRDQQYIECNTRAAKLIGKNQSCLGSEQVASPVLSRSVDVGISVSRLENPEWRDFQGTLCPEKYYNGQKAQGSCLIQLMKNNSVFDSDLDHAVFGGLSSLVPAKTVTVTYPSYRTHDPDNCFQNEHRSRVENCLREPQTESECEPEHAVNFSQALVEFTSNGTLFSSLSESLGSSDSGSSFTQNLSVLPTMVTFDIVDVEQEGEGECEQHLEMNADEDIAASFEAFDDSYVQKESFAECDERMFPGYPQDSFQSCNWGVGSLPRHLHLHGLSPSMPAPLSINRRSRSLDTESLELELADMPLSKNGLKPCQLWSKWDSGKKDSVPRLSRSKDSIQLSPSEGGEADGVLTWPGLQHVEYKAELSSGGEKPWSCTPTARAAVVESNWNTSEQSEVNSPYVSLGWNNARETPDRMPQDTGASNLMLQTPRHMVRPSNLPLQTETRQAQEVSSSYRYPRENMAKKLARVLPLGEKGADLPQSFAFTQSPNKTAKCKLVGITQGTLQFHDGTETLKPSACFAERYGSSSTDLLKGGPVHGNTLPISCQSTTVNVTVAK; the protein is encoded by the coding sequence ATGGAAACGTGCTGTACAGAGGAGGCCGTTGGAACCAGCTCTCCATCTGTCATCTGCAGGCAAGTTGAGGGAGGAGACCGGAAGCAGGAGGAGAGCAGAGCAGGTGACCGGCTGCCTGAATGGAGCGATGTTTCTGTTGTGGCTGTGGAGCAGGCACCCCCTGGCAAGCTGAAGAAAACTGCCTTCAAGCtctttggggggaagaggaacaTATGCACCCTGCCAAGCTTctttggaggaaaaaataaaggCCAAGGGAAGGGAGCCTCCAAAAAGGGTCTCAGTAAAAGTAAGACGCACGATGGGATCAGCGACGTTGCGTATGAGGATGGGAAAGGGAGGTTGCGGTTGGAGAGCCCCTTGAATGGAGGGATGGACTCGCATCCTCGCCCGCTGCCAAGCTCTCAGAGCGCTCACTTGGCAACGGAAGCCAGCGTCAAATTTGAGTTTGgcaggcaggagagctctcccctggGGAGTGCCGAGGGCTTTGAGAAAAAGCCCAATGGAGACAAATCGTTGTCCTTCCCTAGACCCAAGAAAGGGCTGAAGGGGCTTTTCAACAGCATCCGGCGCCACAGAAAGAACAAAACTGCCGAGTCTGAGAAAGCGGAGTGGGCTGCTGATTGTGGGGATGGAAAGCAAGCCAAGAAAACTCGAGAGGCGGGGGCTGAAACCCAGCGAGCCTCTGAGGAGGAGAGTCCAAGAGGCACCCCTCTCCCCGCACCATGCACAGGGAGCTTGGATGGTAACTGCTCACTGAGCACAACGACCAACCTTGGAGAAAACACCGACTGGCTCATGGCTGCTCAAAGTAGCTCGGAAGGAGATGCAGCAATGGTGCCTGTGGGCAAAGACGATATTCTAGATGTGAAATTGGATGCAGAGACTATCGTCTGTGCCAGCTCACCCTACGGTGGCCTCCCAGACTCACACCATCCTGACTACCCAGACAACGACCCCCCTTCAGTACACTCCGGAGACCAGCTCAGCTTGATCTTTGGAGATGTTACTTCCCTTAAAAGTTTTGATTCCCTCACTGGGTGTGGAGACATAATTGCTGAGCCAGACATCGACAGTATTGCTGAGAGCACGATCTCCGTGGAGCGCAGTAGAGATGCTGCCAAGAGAAGCTCATGCCTTGTCACTTaccagggaggaggggaggagatggcCACGCCAGAGGAGATAGAGGAGTACCTCCAGCAGCTGTGGGAGGGCACCACCGAGGCGGACAGCCGCTACGAAACCAAGCTGCCTCAGCCCATAAACAGTCCCAAGCTGCAGGGAGTGAATAGCAAGCTGGAGACTTGCGGCTTACGTGAGGAGGCGGCCCATCTGTACGCTGGAGGTGGGATGGATGATGTAGAGCTCTTAACACCGCCCAGTGACCAGCAAGAATCTGCCCCCAATAGCGATGAGGGTTATTATGACTCTACCACACCAGGGCCAGAGGATGAACTTGGGGAAATCAAGAAGGACCGTCTCCCAAGAGACAGTTACAGCGGTGATGCACTTTATGAGTTTTATGAGCCCGATGACACCCTGATGAGCCCCTCTCTCGGGGACGAATCCTTATTTGAGAGCAAAGCATCTCATCCAGAGATCTTCAGCCGCTTCTTAGACTTTGCTGTCCCTGCCGAGAAGAACCTTATTCAGATGATGGGGCAGAGCAGCGGAGTGATGGAGACTGAGGAAGAGAGGCTGGCTGCTATTCAGAAACAGCTGCTGTATTGGGAGCTTCAGAGGGAACCAGCTGCAAAACGTCTGGATGCCCCCAGCAAAGAGAAATGTCCCAGAGACCAGCAATACATTGAATGTAATACTAGAGCAGCCAAATTAATTGGCAAAAATCAGAGTTGCCTTGGTAGCGAGCAAGTTGCTTCTCCAGTTTTGAGCAGAAGTGTAGATGTTGGGATTTCAGTGTCGAGACTGGAAAATCCTGAGTGGAGGGACTTTCAAGGGACACTGTGTCCAGAAAAGTATTACAATGGCCAAAAAGCCCAAGGAAGTTGCCTTATTCAGCTCATGAAAAACAACTCTGTGTTTGATTCTGATTTGGATCATGCAGTGTTTGGGGGACTAAGTAGCTTAGTCCCAGCCAAAACTGTGACCGTGACCTATCCCAGCTACAGAACACATGACCCTGATAACTGTTTTCAAAATGAACACCGCAGCAGAGTGGAAAACTGCCTCAGGGAACCCCAGACAGAAAGTGAATGTGAACCCGAGCATGCTGTTAACTTCTCTCAAGCGCTGGTTGAGTTCACTAGCAACGGCACTCTCTTCTCCAGCCTCTCTGAAAGCCTGGGTAGCTCTGATTCGGGTTCTTCCTTCACTCAGAACCTTTCTGTCCTTCCAACCATGGTCACTTTTGACATAGTGGATGTGGAGCAGGAAGGTGAGGGAGAATGTGAGCAGCATCTGGAGATGAATGCCGACGAGGACATTGCTGCATCCTTTGAGGCCTTTGATGACAGCTACGTGCAAAAGGAGTCCTTTGCCGAATGTGATGAACGAATGTTCCCGGGGTATCCTCAAGACTCTTTCCAGAGCTGTAACTGGGGTGTTGGCAGCCTTCCCCGTCACCTGCACCTGCACGGCTTGAGCCCCTCCATGCCAGCACCACTCTCCATCAACAGAAGGAGCAGGTCACTTGACACGGAGAGCTTGGAGTTGGAGCTTGCAGATATGCCTCTCTCCAAGAATGGCCTTAAGCCTTGTCAGCTCTGGTCTAAATGGGACAGTGGCAAAAAGGACTCTGTCCCCAGGCTGAGCAGAAGCAAGGATAGCATTCAGCTGTCTCCTTCCGAAGGAGGAGAAGCTGATGGGGTCCTTACCTGGCCAGGGTTGCAGCATGTAGAGTACAAAGCCGAGCTTTCCTCAGGGGGAGAGAAACCGTGGAGCTGTACTCCAACTGCAAGGGCTGCTGTTGTCGAAAGCAACTGGAATACATCTGAGCAGTCAGAAGTGAATTCCCCTTACGTGTCCCTGGGATGGAACAATGCCAGGGAGACTCCGGACAGGATGCCTCAGGATACTGGGGCCAGTAATTTAATGCTTCAGACACCTAGACACATGGTCAGACCATCCAATTTACCTCTGCAGACTGAGACAAGACAGGCCCAAGAGGTGTCTAGCTCCTACAGGTATCCTAGAGAAAATATGGCCAAAAAGCTGGCTCGCGTGCTACCTTTGGGAGAAAAAGGGGCTGACTTACCTCAGAGCTTCGCTTTCACGCAGTCCCCTAACAAAACAGCAAAGTGCAAACTTGTTGGCATTACACAAGGAACGCTCCAGTTTCACGATGGCACTGAGACCTTAAAACCCTCAGCTTGCTTTGCTGAGCGTTATGGAAGCTCCAGTACAGACCTGCTGAAAGGGGGACCTGTACATGGGAACACGCTGCCCATTAGCTGTCAAAGCACTACAGTGAATGTAACGGTAGCCAAATAG